In the Hordeum vulgare subsp. vulgare chromosome 7H, MorexV3_pseudomolecules_assembly, whole genome shotgun sequence genome, one interval contains:
- the LOC123408515 gene encoding fructokinase-2 → MAPLGDAVAPAAAAAPGLVVSFGEMLIDFVPDVAGVSLAESGGFVKAPGGAPANVACAVSKLGGSSAFVGKFGDDEFGHMLVEILKQNGVNAEGCLFDQHARTALAFVTLKANGEREFMFYRNPSADMLLTEAELNLDLIRRARIFHYGSISLITEPCRSAHVAAMRAAKSAGILCSYDPNVRLPLWPSAQAARDGIMSIWKEADFIKVSDDEVAFLTQGDANDEKNVLSLWFEGLKLLIVTDGEKGCRYFTKDFKGSVPGYSVNTVDTTGAGDAFVGSLLVNVSKDDSIFYNEAKLREVLQFSNACGAICTTKKGAIPALPTTATALELISMGSN, encoded by the exons ATGGCGCCTCTCGGTGACGCTGTTGCCCCCGCAGCCGCCGCAGCCCCCGGCCTCGTCGTCTCCTTCGGCGAGATGCTGATCGACTTCGTCCCCGACGTGGCCGGCGTCTCGCTCGCCGAGTCCGGCGGCTTCGTCAAGGCGCCCGGAGGCGCGCCCGCCAACGTCGCCTGCGCCGTCTCCAAGCTCGGCGGCTCCTCCGCCTTCGTCGGCAAG TTTGGCGACGACGAGTTCGGCCACATGCTGGTGGAGATCCTGAAGCAGAACGGCGTCAACGCCGAGGGCTGCCTGTTCGACCAGCACGCGCGCACGGCCCTGGCCTTCGTCACGCTCAAGGCCAACGGCGAGCGCGAGTTCATGTTCTACCGCAACCCGTCGGCCGACATGCTGCTCACGGAGGCCGAGCTCAACCTGGACCTCATCCGCCGAGCCCGCATCTTCCACTACGGCTCCATCTCGCTCATCACCGAGCCCTGCCGCTCGGCGCACGTCGCCGCCATGCGCGCTGCCAAGTCGGCCGGCATCCTCTGCTCGTACGACCCCAACGTGCGCCTCCCGCTCTGGCCCTCGGCCCAGGCCGCCCGCGACGGCATCATGAGCATCTGGAAGGAGGCCGACTTCATCAAGGTGAGCGACGATGAGGTGGCCTTCCTCACCCAGGGCGACGCCAACGACGAGAAGAACGTGCTCTCCCTCTGGTTCGAGGGCCTCAAGCTGCTCATCGTCACCGACGGCGAGAAGGGATGCAGGTACTTCACCAAGGACTTCAAGGGCTCCGTGCCCGGCTACTCTGTCAACACCGTCGACACCACCGGCGCCGGCGACGCCTTCGTCGGCTCCCTCCTCGTCAATGTCTCCAAGGACGACTCCATCTTCTAC AATGAGGCCAAGCTGAGGGAGGTGCTGCAGTTCTCGAACGCTTGTGGTGCCATCTGCACCACCAAGAAGGGAGCCATCCCGGCGctgcccaccaccgccaccgccctggAGCTCATCAGCATGGGCAGCAACTAG